The Streptomyces venezuelae genomic interval CGAGGACGGTCTGCGGTTCGTACGGGCGTACTCGGCCGCCTCGGCGGCGGAGGCGCTCGGCCCGGACGCCCTGGGCCGGGACCTCGGGGAGGACGGCACCCTCCTCGTCCTCGGGCCCTGGGTCACCGAGGACCTCCCGGAGCGCTCCGCCACGCACCGGGTGGCACCGGGCAGCTACTGCACCAGCCTCTGGCTGGAGCTGGCCGACCACTGGCAGGAGTGGCGGGAGAACCACCGGCGGATCGTCCTGTGCGACACGGACCCCCGCACCGGCCGCAGCCACGTGGCGCTCTTCGCCCGCGGCGAGGGATAGCTCCCGCGCGGCCCCGGGGACGAGCCCGTCCACCACGCCCCCGCCGTGGTGGACGGGCTCGCCCCGGTCGCCCCCGTACGGGCGGCGGGGCACGTACGGCACGGCTTCGACAGACATCGGACAAGGCAACCGAACCGAACCGAAGGGAAGGTCGGACACACGATGACCACGGCTGAGACGCGGACCATCAGGCTGGACTCCGCGAGGGCCGGCACCGGCCCGGCGACCTGGGGGCAGCGGGCGATCTGGGGTGTCGTCACCCGGCTCGGCGACGACGCGCCCCGCTACAACGTGCCGGTCGACCTCCCCGTCACCCCGCCCCGCCCCGCCTCCCGCGTCCTCGCGGACGTGACGGAGCTGCTCCTGCTCCACGACAGCCTGCACACCCGTTTCCTGCCGGACGGCGAGGACGGCCTGCGGCAGGTCGTGGACGGCAGCGGCGAGCTCCCGGTCGAGATCCGTACGTGCTCCGCCGACCGGGCCGCCGGGACCGGCGCCGCCCTGCGGGCGGAGCTCGCCGGACGCTCCTTCGACCACACGCGGGAATGGCCCCTGCGGGTCGGCCTGGTGGAGTGCGAGGGCCTGGTCCACCGGCTGGTGCTGGTCGGCGCGCACACCGGGATGGACTACTGGGGCCTCGGCCGGCTGCTCCGCGACCTGGAGTCGGTCCAATCGGGGGAGACCGCCGCCTCGCTGCGCAGGGCGCGCCCGGCGCTCCAGCCGCTGGACGCCGCGGAGGTCCAGGCCTCGCCGCTCGGCCGCCGCCGGGACGAGGCGGCCCGCCGCTACTGGTGCGAGCAGCTGACCGCGGGACCCCGGCAGATCTTCCGGGAGCCCGCGGCACCGGAGCTCGCGGACGATCCGCACCGGATGTTCCCGAACGCGCTGCTGCGCTCGCCCGCGCTGGCGGTCGCCGTCGGGCGGGTGGCGGCGGAGCTGGAGGTGAGCGACGCCGCGGTGCTGCTCGGCGCGGCCGCCCACCAGCTCGCCAGGATGTCGGGGAGCAGCGACGTGCTGTTCCAGGTGGTCGTGGGCAACCGCTTCCAGCCGGCCGCCGCCGCGGCGGTCAGCACGGTCGCGCAGGAGGCCCTCTTCCGTCTCACGGACGCGGACCGGGACTTCGAGGACGCGGTGCGGCGGACGCGGTCCGTCGCCTTCAGCGCCTTCCGCCACGCCGCGTACGACAAGTGGGCGCTGGACAGGGAGGTGGCGCCGCTGGTCGAGAAGGGCGAGGCCGCCGACCACTCGTACTGGTGGAACGACACCCGCGACCCGGGCGTCGGGCCCTTCGACGGCGGCGAGCGACCGAAGACCCCGCTGAGCGAGCTGATCGGCCGGACCGAGCTCGGCTGGCCGACGGAGTTCCTGCCCCGCAAGAACGTCTCGATGGCCGTGGACGTGCTGACCGCCCCGGGCGCCCTGGACCTCGCCATGACCGCCGACCCGGCCGTCCTCGACCGCGCCGGCATGGAGCGGTTCCTGCGCGGGGTCGAGCGGCTGATCGTCGCCGAGGCGATAGCGCTGGGGGACTGATGACGGAGACGTACGCGGGAATCGCCTGGACGGACGAGGGCTACCAGGTCGAGGTCCTGGACGGTGCCGGGCGCAGGGTCGTGGAGCCGGGCCGCTGGAGCGGCGCCCAGGCCGCCGAACTCATCGCCTGGCTCCGGGACTTCGACGGCGGGCGGGCTCCGGCCGTGGTGCTGGAGAGCACCAACGGCCTGCTCGACGGCCCGATGACGGCGGCCGGCCTCGAGGTCTACCGCGCGGATCCCTGGCTGCTGCCGCCGCGGCCGGACTTCGGCTCCGTCCCGGCCGGGCTGCTGGCGGAGCGGGCCAGGACCGCTCCCGGCGAGCTGGCCCGGGTCACCGCCGAGGGCGGCACACTGACCGGCCGCGCCGAGGAGTACTTCGCCGGGGTGAAGCGCGGCGAGCCGATCGTGGCGGAACTGACGGCGAGAGGACGCTGCTTCGCGCACGGCCGCCGGGACGACCCCAGGGTCGCGCTCACCTTCGACGACGGGCCCGACCCGGTCTTCACCCGTCAGGTCCTGGACATCCTGGACCGCTACGGAGCCCGGGCGACGTTCTTCTGCGTCGGGCACCACGTCGCCGCGCTGCCCGATCTCGTGCGCCGGACCGCCGCCGCCGGCCACGAACTGGGCAACCACTCCTGGTCGCACCCCTACCTGCCCGACCTCACCCCGGAGCAGCTGCGCGAGCAGCTCGACCGGACGGCGGAGACCGTGGCCAAGGTGACGGGCGAGGAGGCCCCGACCCGGTTCCGGCCGCCGTACGGGGCGCTGAGCCCCGAGGTGCTGGCCGCCCTGGAGGGATGTCCGACCCGGCTGACGATGTGGGACGTGGACACCCGCGACTGGGCGAGGCCTGGGCCGGAGCGGATCGCCGCGACCGTCCTGGAGTCCGCGGGGCCGGGCTCGGTGGTGCTGATGCACGAGGGCGCCGGCGACCGCTCCCAGACCGTGGCGGCCCTCCCGTCGATCGTCGAGGGCCTGCTCGAACGCGGCCTGGAACTGGTCACCGTGGCGGAACTCGAAGACGACGATCACCGACCGAAGGGTTGAACAGTCATGGAAGAACGTCTCGCCGAGCACACCGCGGCGGATGCGCCCCCGCCGACGAAGGACGGGCCCGGGCCCGACGGGGCAGCGCCGCCGGGGCCGCCGTCCGGCTCGCCGTCCTCCGGAGAGCCGGCGATCTGGTCCCGTAACTTCCGGTACTACTTCACGGCCCGCAGCGCCGGCCTGCTCAGCTGGGCCATGCTGCCGGTCGCGGTCTCGGCCGGTCTGCTCAGCGGCGGGTACGGCCTGGACACCGCCGGGTACTCGATGGCCTTCCTGGTCGCTCCGTTCGCCGGTCTGGTGCTGTTCGGCGGGGTCCTCGCCGACCGGTTCACGGCCCGCCGGATGATGATCATCGCGGATCTGGCCAACCTCACCGCCCACGTCCTGCTGGCCCTCCTCTTCATCCACGGCATCGACCATCTCTGGCAGCTGTACGGACTTCTTGTGGTGGCCGGTACGGCCAACGCGCTGTTCCAGCCGGGCGCCTCCTCGACCGTCCCGCTGGTCTCACGGGACGTGCAGGGCGCCAACGGCGTGCTGCGCACCTCCGAGGCGATCACCGGTCTCGGCGGTCCGGCCCTGGCCGGTGCGCTGGTCGGCTTCGGGTCCACCGGCTGGGTGATGGTGATCTCCGCCGTCGCCTACGGGACCAGCGCGATCTGCCTGTTCGTGCTCCGGCTCGGCGTGGTGCCCGCGCCGCCGGCCGGGCAGAGCCTGTGGCGCAACCTGGCCGTCGGCTGGCAGGAGTTCACCTCCCGCAGCTGGCTGTGGGGAGTCATCCTGATCTGGATGTTCTACGCGGTGCTCTCCTGGGGGCCGCAGCTGTCGGTGGCCGCCGGCGTCATCGTGCCCGAGCACGGCGCGTCCGCCTTCGGTCTCATCAACGCCGCGCTGGGCGCCGGCACCGTCGCCGGCGGTCTCCTCGCGATCCGCTACAAGCCCCAACGGCCGCTCGCCGCAGGGGCCGTGGCGATGATGGCGTACCCGATCTACCCGCTCGGCATCGTCCTCGGCTGGCCGGTCTGGCTCCTCGCCGTCGCCCAGGTCCTCGTCGGCGCCGGGATCGGCGTCTGGGGCGTCATGTGGGCCACCAGCGTGCAGACCCAGGTGCCGGGCGAGGTGCTGAACCGCGTCCACGCCTACGAGGTCGCGGGCTCCGTCGGCATGTACCCGATCGGCAGCGCGCTGGCCGGGCCGGCCGTCGGCGCGTTCGGCACGGACACCGTGCTCCTGGTGGGCGTGGTGGTCTCCTTCCTCACCGCCGCCGCCCTCCTGGCCGCCCGTCCGATACGGACCCTCGAACGCGTCCCGGACCGCGTCTGAGCGGCCCCGGCGGCGCACCGGACGATCCGTACGGGACGTCACCATACGGTCCGCGCGATCCGCGTCGGACGTCACCGCACGGTCCGCGCGGTCCGTGCGATCCGCGTCGGACGTCACCGCACGGTCCGTGCGATCCGTGCGATCCGCGCGGTCCTCACGGGACGTCCGGTCGCCGCGCGTGCCCGCGGAGCCCGTGCACTCCCGCGGAGGGCGTGCACTACCTGGTCCGCCGCGGCGAGGAGGTCCTCGACGAGCTGCCTGTCGCCGCGCCGGACCGGGCGACCGCGGCGGGGCTCCCGCCGTGGCGCGCCCTGGAGCACACCGCCTCGCGCACCCTGCTGAGGGCGCTGCTGCGGGAGATCGGCGAGGACCTCGGGGGCGGCCCGGTCGCCGCCCGCCCGGGCGGCCGGCCGTACCTCCCCGGCCGCCCCGACCTGGGCGTGAGCCTCTCGCACTCCTCGGGCTGGGTCGCCGCGGCCGTCGCCAGGGACCGTGACGTCGGCGTCGACGTCCAGTCCCCGCGCGCCGTCGGCGACCGCCTCCTGCGGCTGTGCTGCGCGCCCGGCGACGCCGAGGCGCTCTCCGCCCTGCCCGAGGCCGGTCGCAGAAGGGAGTTCGCCTGGATCTTCACCGTCCAGGAGGCCTGCGTGAAGGCGACGGGCAGGGGCTTCGCGGGCCGCCCCTGGACCGTCCCGGTGACGCTCGGGCAGCGAACGGGCACCTGGGGACAGGTCAGTTGGCACGCCCCGCGCGCAGCGCAACCGGTGCCGGCCTGCTGCGCCTGGACCGAACGGCGCGGACCGGGCGGGGCGTTCCGACAGGTGGGCGCCGCTGGCGGTGACGGGCTGTGAGCCCGTAGAACACCAGCAGCAACCGGTACGCGGAACGAGAGGGCATCATGAGCGCCACCACAGAAGCCATCGCCGGCCCGACGGGCGGCGGCGACCTGGCCGTCACCGAGCGGACCCGGCTGCGGCGCATGCGGGAGAAGGGGAGTCACCTGCGGGCCGATCTGGACGCGGTGCTCGCGGCGGGCTTCCTGTGCCACCTCGGGGTCCCCGTCGACGGGACGACGATGGTCGTGCCCACCGCGTACGGCGTGGACGGCGACCACCTCTACCTCCACGGCTCGGTCGCCAGCCGCAGTCTGGTCCAGGCCCCCGACACCACCGTCTGCGTCACGGTCACCCATGTCGACGGTCTCGTCCTCGCCCGCTCCGTCTTCGAGCACGGCGTCAACTACCGCTGCGCGATGGTCTATGGCATACCGCGGATCGTGACGGACCCGGAGGAGAAGCTGCGCGGGCTGCGGGCGCTCACCGAGCAGAGCTCGCCGGGTCAGTGGGAGTACGTGCGGCAGCCCAGCCGCAAGGAGCTCGCCGCGACCTCCGTCCTCGCGCTCGACCTCACCGAGGCCTCGGTGAAGACCCGCAGCGGCCCGCCGGACGACGGCGACTCCGAGGACGCGGCGCTCGGCCTGTGGGCGGGTGTCCTGCCCGTCGTGACCACTTTCGGCGAGCCGGTCACCGACCCGGTCCTGCCCACGGACCTCGCCCCGCCGGCGCATGTCGCCTCGCGCGCGGGGCAGGTGCTCGGGGAGATTCCGGGGGAGTGAACGGGGGCCCGGCCGGGCTCAGGGGCCGGCCGTGTTCTCCGTCAGGGGCCGCACCGTGAGGCGGCCGAGGTGGCCTTCGTCCGCGAGGACGTCCACCGAGGTGATCCGGCCGTCCAGCACGGTGAAGGCGAAGACGGTGTCCGGCCGCCCGTCGCGGGTCAGGACCAGGCCCGCCGCCCCGTCCACCAGCGCCTGACGGGCCTCCCGGAACCGGCCGGCGAGGGCCAGGGCCACCGCCCCCGCCCCGTGCGCGGTCCGCATCCCGGCCCGTACGGCGGTGGGGTCGGCCCGCAGCGCCACGTCCGGGTCGAGGAGCGCGAGCAGCGCCTCGGAGTCCCCGCCCCGCGAGGCCGCGAGGAACGCGGCGACGGTCTCCCGCTGGCGCGCCGGGTCGGGTTCCGGCATCTCCTCCGTGCCCCGCACCCGGTGCCGGGCCCGGGCGGCCAGCTGCCGGGCGGCGGCCGGGGTGCGGTCCAGGACCGGGGCGACCTCCTCGTGCGGCACGTCGAACAGGTCGTGGAGGACGAAGGCGATCCGCTCGGGCGGGGTGAGCGTGTCCAGGGCCGTCAGGAGGGCGGGGTCCGGCGGGCCGGCCGGACCGGCGCCAGGACCGGGCCGGACCGCCGGGGTGTCCCACGGGTCCCAGGGATCCCAGCGGGCCGTCCGGTGCGTCTCGCGGGCCCGGAGCCGCGCCAGGCAGATCCGGGCCAGCGTGTCGAGCGGCCGTTCGCCGGCTGTGGGGCGGCGCGCCGCCTCCCGTAGCGCCTCTTCCACCGCCTCCCCGGCCTCGTCGGGCGTGCCGAGCATCCGGTACGCCACGGCCTCCAGGCGGGAGCGGCCGGCGAGGACGTCGTCGTCATCCACGGGTCGTGACCTCCGTGAGGGCGGGCGGCCTCAGTCGCCGTGGCCGGTGCCTCCGCTGCCGAAGCCTCCGCTGGAGATGCCGCCCCACTTGCGCTTCTCCTCGCTCGGCGGGTCCGGTGACGTCTCGGTGCCGCCGGACTTCTTGAGCTGGTATGGCATGAGGCGGTGCTCACCGTCGGTCTGCGGCATCTCCTCGGGCCTGCGGTACTCGGACATCTCGCCGGGCAGTGCGTCGGTCTCCGGCCTGTGCGGCTGCTCCTCCGGCTTGGGTGTGTCGGACTCGCGGTCGCGTATCCGGTAACCGAGCCAGAAGGCGCCGATGAGTACGGCGACGAGAACGAGCCCGCCGATGACCTGTCCGAGGCCTGACTGCCAAACCCCAGCGGCCAGGACCTCTGCTGCGCTGAGAGTGTTCATACTCCAGGATTACCCGATTCCGCTTCTTCGGACCCGTCGGGCGGGGAACCCCTTCGAAGATTTCTGAAACATTCCCGCGCCCCCGTCGCGTCAATGAGGTGTACGGCGACCACGCCACGTGACCGCGAAGGGAAAGGAGGGGCATGAGAAAGTCCCGCGCGGACGAGTTCCTGGAGTTCGCCTCCGCACGCACGGGGCACCTGTTCCGGTCCGCATGCCTGCTGACCAGCGGCGACACCCACCTCGCCGAGGACCTCACACAGGAGACGCTCGGCCGGATGTACGCGATGTGGGGCCGCATGGCACGGATCGGCAACCCCGCCGCGTACGCCCAGACCGTGCTCGTCCGCACGTTCCTCAGCCACCAGAGGCGCCGCTCCGCCACCGAGCGCCCCCTCGGCGAGCTCCCCGACCGCGCACCCGAGAACGGCGAGGACCCGGCACTCCGGATCGCGCTGCTCGACGCGCTGGCCGGACTCGCGCCCAAGGACCGGGCGGTCGTGGTGCTGCGGTACTGGGAGGACCGCAGCATCGAGGAGACCGCCGACGCCCTGCACGTCAGCTCGGCGGCCGTCCGCACCCGCTCCGTACGGGCACTGGCCAAGCTGCGGCAACGGCTCGGCGGCAGCATCGCCGAGTTCGCCGCCCGCTGACCTGCACCCCGCAGGCCCCATCCACCAGACTTCTTTTCACCCACGGACCGGAGACGGTGATCTCGGCATGCCTCTGAACGAAGGTTCCCAGCACGACGACGCCCCGCACGAGGGCTTCGAGGAAGAGCTCGGCGCGGTCCTGCGCAGCACGGGCGAAGGCTTCTCCACCGAGGGCCGGAGCGAGCTCGTCGCGGGCGGACTCACCCGCGGGCGGCGCCGCCTGGTGCGCCGCCGCCTCGCGGTGACCGGCGGCGCCCTCGCGCTCGCCGCCGTCGGCATCGGCGGCGTGTACGGCGGCTCGCTGCTCGGCACCGGCGGGCCGTCGAAGGCCGCCGGCGTGGGCGCGGCTCCCAAGCCGACCACCGCCGAGGCCACGGAGCCGAGCCTGGCGGACAAGCGACGCCAGGCGATGGAGCAGGCGCAGATCCCGGTCAAGGACATCGCGGCCGCCATCCAGGCCAACACCCCCGCCGGCCAGTGGCAGTTCGAGAACCTCGACGGCAAGGGCCAGTCGGCCCTCGGCGTCTACGACGACGGTGGCGGCAAGGCCGCCGTCTCCGTCGGCCTCTACCGCGCGGGCGGCGGCGCCGGCGAGGCCGGCGCGGGTCAGGTCGAGTGCCCGAGCAAGGTCCACGTCGACTTCGACAAGTGCACGACCGACCGGCTGCCGGGCGGCGACCGGCTGATGGTCATCCAGGGGTACGAGTACCCCGACCGGCGCGAGGACACCAAGAACTGGCGCGCGGTCCTGCTCACCAAGGACGGCTTCCTGGTCGACGCGAGCGAGTGGAACGCCCCCGCCCAGAAGGGCGCCGCGGTCAGCCGCGAGAACCCGCCCTTCACCGCCGCCCAGATGAAGGCCCTCGTCACGGCGGACGACTGGCGCCCGGTGCTCGACCAGCTGCCCGAGCTCCCGAAGACGGACGTCGACACGGGGTCGGGGATGCCCGGGGAGGCCAGTGGCCCCGAGATCCAGTCCACCGTGCGCTCGCTGCTGCCCAAGGGCCTTCGTGTGACGGACAAGGGCGGGGATTACGGCTACGGCTTCCTTGTCGTCGACGACGGCAAGGGCAAGAGCCTCTTCGAGATCAACGTCCAGCCGAACATGGGGGGCGCGGCCGGCGACCTCTTCGGCAGCGGCGAGGTCACCACCCTGCCCGACGGCCGCAAGGTGAAGGTCACCCAGGGGACCGCGGAGAAGGGCGGCTCCGGTGTCGTCTCGTGGGGCGTCGACACCATGACCCCCGAGGGCTTCCGGGTCGTCGTCTCCAGCATGAACGCGGGTGGGCACCGTCAGGACGCCACGCGCCCCGAGCCCGCGCTGACGGTGGAGCAGCTGAAGACGATCGCGCTGAGCCCGAAGTGGCAGAAGACGTCCGCCAAGTAACACCTGGACGAGCGGGGGAGTGAACGGGGGAGGGAGGGGTGGTGGGCGGCGGCCCGCCACCCCTCCCTCACGTCTACTTCGCGTCCGCGTACCGCTCCACCGTCGCCGTCGTGAACGGGAACCGCACCGGCGTCTCCCCGAACGCGATCCGCCCCGCCTCGTCCCCGGCCGCCCTGATCGCGGCCGTGACCGCCTCCGCCTCTTCCGCGGGGCAGTGCACGATCACCTCGTCGTGCTGGAAGAAGACCAGCTCCGCCCGCATCCCCCCGAGGGCGCGCCGCAGCGCCGCCAGCATCAGCAGCGCCCAGTCGGCGGCGCTTCCCTGCACGACGAAGTTACGGGTGAACCGGCCCCGCGCCCGGGCGTTACCGGAGGCGTACCCCGGGACGAACTCGCCCTCCGGCGCCGCCGGTTCGCCGCCCTCCTGCGGCAGCCCGGCCTCCTCGTCGTCGCCCGCGCCGACCGCCTTCGGGCTGGTCCTGCCGAGCCACGTCCGGACGAGACGCCCCTCCTCGCCCGCCTTCGCCGCGTCGTCCACATAGGCCACCGCGCGCGGGAAGCGGCGCCGCAGCGCCGCCAGGTTCTTCAGGCCGTCGCCGCTCGTCTGCCCGTAGATCGCGCCGAGCAGCGCGAGCTTGGCGTGGTCGCGGTCGCCGGAGAAGGCCCGGTCCGACAGGCGCGTGTACAGGTCGTCGGGGTGCCCCGCGACCTCCATCAGGCCCGGGTCCCGGGAGATCGCGGCGAGGACGCGCGGCTCCATCTGGTCGGCGTCCGCGACGACGAGCCGCCAGCCCTCGTCGGCGACGACGGCCCGCCGGATCACCTTCGGGATCTGCAGCGCCCCGCCACCGTTGGTCGTCCAGCGTCCGCTGACCGTGCCGCCCGGCAGGTACTCCGGCCGGAAGCGGCCGTCCCGCACCCAGTCGGCCAGCCACGACCAGCCGTGCGCCGTCCAGATCCGGTACAGCTTCTTGTACGCGATCAGGGGCTCCACCGCCGGGTGGTCGACCTCCTCCAGCTCCCAGCGGCGGGTCGACTTCAGCCGGATGCCGGCCTGCTGGAAGGCCTTCACCACGTCGGCGGGCAGGTCCGGCCGGACCCGGCGCCCGAAGGCCGCGGACACCTCGTCCGCGAGCTCGGCGAGGCGGCGCGGCTCGCCCCCGCCCGCGTACCGCTCGCCGAGCAGCTCGTGCAGCAGGTCCCGGTGCACGTCCGCCCGCCACGGCAGTCCGGCCCGGTGCATCTCGGCGGCGACCAGCATTCCCGCCGACTCGGCGGCCGTGAGCAGCCGCATCCTGCCCGGGTGCTCGGCCCGGTCGTGGCGGCGCAGCTGCTCCGCGTAGACCGCGAGGAGGCCCTCGAAGGGCACGGAGACGACGGGCCGCGGCTCGAAGAGCGAGTCCTGCGAGCCGGGCTCGGCGCTGCGCTGCGGCGGGTCGGGCGGCACCGGAGCGTTCCGCAGGCGCGCCCAGGCCGCCGCCGCGGAACGGGGCTCGCCGAGTCGCCCCTCGTGCCCGAGGAGGAGCAGCTCGGCGTCCTCCACGTCGTAGCACCGCTCGACCCGCACCCCGGCGGCGAGCAGCCGGGGATACACCTCGGCGGTCGACCGCCAGACCCAGCGGGCCACCTCGGGGCGGGCGCGCACGGCGGCCGCCAGGTCCGGCTCGCGCCGCACCTCCCCGGCGGGCAGCCCGTCCTGGCCGAGGGGCACGAGCAGCGCCCCGTCCCCCTCGGCCTCGGCCGCCAGCGCCCACCTCTCGCTCATGGGTGCGAGTCTGGCACCCGCCACTGACAGTGCCGGGTCACGACATCGACCGATCGCTACGCCGCCGCGTGGAAGAGCGCGGCGGCCTCGCCGCGCGAGTCGACGCCCAGTTTGTTCAGGATGTTCGCCACGTGGAACTTCACCGTCGACTCGCTGATGTGGAGCTCCTCCGCGATCCGCCGGTTCCGGTGGCCGAGCGCCAGGTGCCGCAGCACCTCCACCTCCCGCTCGCCGAGCCCGGTCAGCGGGTGCGCCGCCTCGACGGGCGTCTCCGGGGTCGCGAGCGGGACCACCGCCGTGATCGTCGTGCCCCAGCCCGGCACCGCCTCCATGTCGAGCCGCCCGCCGAGCACGTCGAGCCGGTCCCGGATGCTGCCCGCCCCCAGGTCGCAGGGGGCCAGGGCGCCCGCCCCGTCGTCCCGCACCGAGGCCCTCAGCTCGTGCTCGGTCAGCTGCCAGCCGACGTGGACCCGGCGCACGGAGTCCTGCTCCAGGACGATCAGGAGCAGGGCGCGGACGATGGCCCGCGCGCTGTGCGCCACGTCCGCGGCGAGCGAGCGGTCCGAGTCCGGCGCGCCCAGGTCGAGCCGGACCGCGGTGTGCCGCAGCATCGGGCGCAGCTCGCCGGCGAGCCGCTCGAAGGCGTCCCCCGCGGGCTCCTCCGCGAGCGCCCGGTCCCGCCGCTGTTCGGCCCGCATCTCGATCAGCGCCGTGGCGGCCAGGTCGGTCGCGGTCGCCCGGGCCGTCGTGTCGTCGAGGGCGCGGCTGCGCAGCACCCCGAGGACCCCGGAGAGCGCGGCCGCGTGTGCGGTCGACAGCTCGGCGATGACCCGGGCCCGGGTGTCGGCGGCCGCGCGCGAACGGGCCAGGGCCCCCGGCATCGCCTCCGTGGCGAACCGGTCGAAGTGGCTGGTCACCAGGTTCCACAAGGCCTGCGCCACGGCCAGCTCGGCCGCTCCGGCCGGGGCGGCGCCGTCCTCCCGTACGAGCACGAGGACCGCTCCGCGCCGGGTCGCGTCGCTCTTCACGGCGACGACCTCCCGCGCCCGGCCGCCGATCGTCGCGACGCCCTGCCAGGGCTCCCCGGGGACGCCCGCCAGGAGCAGCGGCGTCAGTTCGGCGGAGGTCAGCAGCTCCGTGCCGCCCAGGGCCTTGAAGGGGGAGTGGGCGCAGTGCGTGGAGAGTTCGGCGGCGTCCACGTGCGGGATCAGGGGGGCGAGGGCGGCCGAGACCTTGGGGAGGATCCCGCCGAGGGGCTGCCGGAGGATCTCGTACGCGGTGGTCAGGGTGAGCGCGTCCATGCGGTTCAGCGTACGGCGGGAGGGGACAGGTCCGGCCGGTCTTTCGGACAGGTGGGACTGGCCGTTGGGAGGGCGGGGAGAGGAGGGGGCGGGGCGCAGGCTGGAGCACATCGAGGAACGCATCGAGCACCGCAGGGTGTGAACGGGCAGCGCTGGAGGCTGAGATGGAAGCGATCGTGTACGAGGAGTTCGGCGGTCCCGAGGTGCTGCGCCACACGACGGGCGTCGCCGTACCGGAGCCCGGCCCCGGCGAGGTCCGGGTCAGGGTGGCGGCCGTGGGCGTCAACCCGGTGGACTGGAAGCGGCGTTACGGCTGGGTCGAGGAGTTCTACCCGACGACCTTCCCCGCCGTCCCGGGGCTGGAGTTCGCCGGCACCGTCGACGCGCTCGGCGAGGACGTCACCGGTCTCGCCGTCGGCGACGAGGTCCTCGGCTGGACGAAGACCGGCGCCTACGCCGAGTACGCCATCGCCGGCATCATCGCGCCCAAGCCGGCCGGGCTCTCCTGGGAGGCCGCCGCGAGCCTGCCGGTGGCCGGGGAGACCGCCCGGCGGGTCCTGGACCTGATCGGCGTGCGGGAGGGCGAGACGCTCTTCCTGCACGGAGCGGCGGGCGTCGTCGGCTCGGTGGCCGTCCAGCTCGCCGTCGCTGCCGGGATCACGGTCGTCGGCAGCGCCTCCAAGTCCAACCACGCCTACCTGCGGGAGCTCGGCGCGATCCCGGTGGCGTACGGGGACGGTCTGGCCGAGCGGGTCAGGGCTGCCGCACCGGACGGCGTCCACGCGGTCTTCGACGCGGCCGGCCACGGCGTGCTGCCGGTCGCGATCGAGCTCCTGGGCGGGGAGGGGACCGCGGACAAGCGGCGGATCGCGACGATCGCG includes:
- a CDS encoding bifunctional 3'-5' exonuclease/DNA polymerase, whose product is MSERWALAAEAEGDGALLVPLGQDGLPAGEVRREPDLAAAVRARPEVARWVWRSTAEVYPRLLAAGVRVERCYDVEDAELLLLGHEGRLGEPRSAAAAWARLRNAPVPPDPPQRSAEPGSQDSLFEPRPVVSVPFEGLLAVYAEQLRRHDRAEHPGRMRLLTAAESAGMLVAAEMHRAGLPWRADVHRDLLHELLGERYAGGGEPRRLAELADEVSAAFGRRVRPDLPADVVKAFQQAGIRLKSTRRWELEEVDHPAVEPLIAYKKLYRIWTAHGWSWLADWVRDGRFRPEYLPGGTVSGRWTTNGGGALQIPKVIRRAVVADEGWRLVVADADQMEPRVLAAISRDPGLMEVAGHPDDLYTRLSDRAFSGDRDHAKLALLGAIYGQTSGDGLKNLAALRRRFPRAVAYVDDAAKAGEEGRLVRTWLGRTSPKAVGAGDDEEAGLPQEGGEPAAPEGEFVPGYASGNARARGRFTRNFVVQGSAADWALLMLAALRRALGGMRAELVFFQHDEVIVHCPAEEAEAVTAAIRAAGDEAGRIAFGETPVRFPFTTATVERYADAK
- a CDS encoding response regulator transcription factor family protein, with translation MDALTLTTAYEILRQPLGGILPKVSAALAPLIPHVDAAELSTHCAHSPFKALGGTELLTSAELTPLLLAGVPGEPWQGVATIGGRAREVVAVKSDATRRGAVLVLVREDGAAPAGAAELAVAQALWNLVTSHFDRFATEAMPGALARSRAAADTRARVIAELSTAHAAALSGVLGVLRSRALDDTTARATATDLAATALIEMRAEQRRDRALAEEPAGDAFERLAGELRPMLRHTAVRLDLGAPDSDRSLAADVAHSARAIVRALLLIVLEQDSVRRVHVGWQLTEHELRASVRDDGAGALAPCDLGAGSIRDRLDVLGGRLDMEAVPGWGTTITAVVPLATPETPVEAAHPLTGLGEREVEVLRHLALGHRNRRIAEELHISESTVKFHVANILNKLGVDSRGEAAALFHAAA
- a CDS encoding NADP-dependent oxidoreductase, encoding MEAIVYEEFGGPEVLRHTTGVAVPEPGPGEVRVRVAAVGVNPVDWKRRYGWVEEFYPTTFPAVPGLEFAGTVDALGEDVTGLAVGDEVLGWTKTGAYAEYAIAGIIAPKPAGLSWEAAASLPVAGETARRVLDLIGVREGETLFLHGAAGVVGSVAVQLAVAAGITVVGSASKSNHAYLRELGAIPVAYGDGLAERVRAAAPDGVHAVFDAAGHGVLPVAIELLGGEGTADKRRIATIAATDAAEHGIAFSGVVGDPDAVRAALTAQARQAVEGTLAVRIADTLPLKEAARAQELSESGHVRGKLVLLP